GGTTTGATTGTGAATGTGCTATATAAATGGTGAATAAATTAATAGATTTATTGTATATAAGTTCAAATTAAGCATTATAGTATTGTGAAAAATAATTAAAAAGCTAAAAAAAATATTGACATTTATGCTTTTATTGGTTATAGTTAATAAAAAGCCGTTGATAGGGCTTTTAAAAATATAAACGATTGAAAGCGATTTCAATATAAAGTTATTATTTTTTTATTGTCTATGAAAGCGCTTTCAAATACTTGAACTTTTATGTATGATAATTACATAGTAGTCTATACAACGTTTTAAAATATAAATTGATTCAGAGAGGGGAGAATGATAATGTTAGACATTTTGTTTATAGGTGCTCATCCAGATGACGAAGGGAATATAACTGGAACCTTGATCAAAGCTAGAAAAGCTGGCAAAAAAGTAGGTATATTAACTTTAACAAAAGGTGAGTCAAGTGGTGTTGCCACAGCAGAGGAACGAGAGATAGAAATGCAAAGGGCAGCTAAGGTAATTGGCGCAGCGTATTTGAAACATTTAGACTTACCTGATGCAGGTGTGAAGTTTTGTGATGAAACAGTTAATGCAATTATTGAGGTTTTAGTTGAAACAAAACCTCGGACAGTCATCACCACATATCCAATTGATTGTCATCCTGATCATGTAGCCGTGTCACATTCAGTGGATAAAGCCTTGTTTGTAGCTAGCTTAAAAAAGCACATGGGGGATGAACCTTGGGATTTGAAACAAGTCTTTTATTTATCTCTAGATTCCAGTGCTAACAGTAAGAAGCCGGACCTTATTATTG
This Vallitalea okinawensis DNA region includes the following protein-coding sequences:
- a CDS encoding PIG-L deacetylase family protein produces the protein MLDILFIGAHPDDEGNITGTLIKARKAGKKVGILTLTKGESSGVATAEEREIEMQRAAKVIGAAYLKHLDLPDAGVKFCDETVNAIIEVLVETKPRTVITTYPIDCHPDHVAVSHSVDKALFVASLKKHMGDEPWDLKQVFYLSLDSSANSKKPDLIIDVTDVIDEKYEATKCHASQGVADPQINIAKINGKMGGFAYGEALYRGVQRQHPIKLKSFEPLLIED